One region of Wyeomyia smithii strain HCP4-BCI-WySm-NY-G18 chromosome 3, ASM2978416v1, whole genome shotgun sequence genomic DNA includes:
- the LOC129727370 gene encoding CCR4-NOT transcription complex subunit 10 yields MAEPMTDAKPKDPDLEHELEILAFNEFQKADYHSCLQSLIKLQKSQSESNMKVTHNRAVVEFYLSDLRRYDQFRKTMIQITELAGEIQSVPDVKHPELAAAYVNQAMVLFHFKQPLAALKIMLAVLVHFDQLDDYLLRKAGIFTVHLLLDVNQPRKAKGLLAMLQARLNIRVQDILNEDEEEERPVDNESRKDISEIQFEEFRKEFRLILFRSNLLNGKKYFLIPCEDTSEYSVLKGHQYYLGNDYQMAAKELSKRFINEPIQVQLHGEDQNTCLANNMGLIHFAVKHYALAARFFQQALLFDQAATDKSSTEKIEGSPLYCVGATKRLEILYNHGITLLHLQKPREAFECLLVVLNSYHNNPRLWLRLAECCIMVHQQEQREQQKNPSAVFVHRKYLQERPFGSETESAAIPSTNLEFGSLCLRNAVTLIDYHTKELAKQTEMADKPVPWDKLYEGVPCNPCKPLKPANLEKLRIATLSAYSYLLLALGENTLALKYAQQLLSIPNLPETYQTLGTLYSAEALLLLDRIPEALAHLDPKRIKDFTGDDFTTRGSPNWTMNSIEAAQTVMHYNSAVTLFAAGDHEKAKVYMNACSTGHAIVLPHLKMLKMYVELVGGNVEKAKLMARYDTPNLV; encoded by the exons ATGGCAGAACCAATGACAGACGCTAAACCAAAAGATCCCGATCTCGAACACGAACTGGAAATTCTAGCATTCAACGAATTCCAAAA GGCCGACTACCATTCTTGCCTGCAGTCGTTGATTAAATTACAGAAATCGCAATCCGAATCCAACATGAAGGTTACTCACAACCGAGCCGTGGTCGAGTTCTACTTGAGCGACCTGCGTCGGTATGACCAATTCCGTAAAACGATGATTCAGATCACCGAACTAGCAGGTGAAATTCAATCTGTGCCGGATGTCAAACATCCGGAACTTGCGGCGGCTTATGTTAATCAGGCTATGGTTCTCTTCCACTTCAAACAACCACTGGCGGCGTTGAAAATCATGCTTGCGGTTTTGGTCCATTTTGACCAACTGGATGATTATCTGCTGCGAAAGGCAGGCATTTTCACAGTGCATTTATTACTAGACGTGAACCAGCCGAGGAAAGCTAAAGGATTGTTGGCCATGCTGCAAGCACGATTGAATATTCGAGTGCAGGACATTCTGAACGAGGATGAAGAAGAAGAACGCCCGGTAGATAATGAGAGCAGGAAAGATATTTCGGAAATTCAATTCGAGGAGTTTCGGAAGGAATTCCGGCTGATACTGTTCCGGTCAAATTTGTTAAACGGTAAAAAGTATTTTTTGATTCCATGCGAAGATACTTCCGAATATTCGGTTCTGAAGGGACATCAGTACTACTTGGGAAACGATTATCAGATGGCAGCGAAAGAGTTGTCGAAGCGATTTATTAATGAACCCATTCAAGTTCAGTTGCACGGTGAAGATCAAAATACGTGTTTGGCAAATAATATGGGCCTTATTCATTTTGCAGTGAAGCATTATGCCTTAGCTGCCCGTTTTTTTcaacaggctttgttatttgaTCAAGCGGCAACGGATAAAAGTTCGACGGAGAAAATTGAGGGTTCGCCATTATACTGTGTTGGGGCTACGAAACGGTTGGAAATTTTATATAACCATGGTATAACACTCTTGCATTTGCAAAAACCACGAGAGGCTTTCGAATGTCTGCTAGTTGTACTAAATTCCTATCACAACAATCCGCGGCTGTGGCTTCGACTTGCCGAATGTTGCATTATGGTGCATCAGCAAGAACAGAGAGAACAACAGAAAAATCCATCTGCTGTTTTCGTGCATCGTAAATATTTGCAGGAACGACCGTTCGGTAGTGAGACAGAATCAGCAGCCATTCCCAGCACAAATTTGGAGTTTGGATCGCTCTGCTTAAGAAACGCCGTCACACTGATTGACTATCACACTAAAGAACTGGCGAAGCAGACGGAAATGGCTGATAAACCGGTGCCCTGGGATAAACTGTACGAAGGAGTTCCCTGTAATCCGTGTAAGCCCTTGAAACCTGCTAACCTGGAAAAACTGCGCATCGCAACGTTAAGTGCCTACAGCTATTTACTGCTTGCTTTGGGTGAAAATACGTTAGCTTTAAAATACGCCCAGCAGCTATTAAGCATACCCAATTTACCGGAAACTTATCAAACACTAGGAACGCTTTACAGTGCAGAGGCTTTGCTACTGTTGGACCGTATTCCTGAAGCACTTGCTCATCTTGATCCAAAGCGAATCAAAGATTTTACTGGAGATGATTTTACAACACGTGGATCACCTAACTGGACAATGAATTCGATTGAAGCAGCGCAAACCGTAATGCACTACAATTCAGCTGTAACACTCTTCGCCGCAGGTGATCACGAGAAGGCCAAGGTGTACATGAATGCCTGCAGTACCGGGCATGCAATAGTTCTGCCACATTTGAAGATGCTCAAAATGTACGTTGAGTTGGTCGGTGGTAATGTCGAAAAAGCTAAATTGATGGCACGTTACGATACGCCCAACTTGGTGTAA